The Arcobacter sp. F2176 genomic interval TATCATTATCTAGAATTTGCCAAGCTTTTGGGTATTTTAAAATTCTTTGAATAGTTTTGTAAACTTCATTAGCAAATTCTAAACCAAGGTTTCTTTTGCACTCTTCATAATAATCAATTGAAATATTAAATTCTAATTCTGCATCAGGATGAAATGAATAAGTCATTTATTATTTTAATCTTTGAGATATTTTTTTAAAAACTTCATCACCATCAACTAAACTTATATTATCTGCTTCAATATCATTTTTTCTTTTATTTACTTCTTTTATCCATAAGTCATCAATAGTTTTATTTGCAGGACTTATGCTATTTAGTATTTTATCAACAATTTTAGTTTTTATATCTATTGGTAAAATATCTATTTCATCAAAAAGTTGTTGCTGTTTTAGTGCTGTCATAATGAGCTCCTATTGTCAAAATATATGTCATTTTAACAAAATGATGTAAATTTTTTGTTTAAATAAATTATATAGTATATTTAGTTTTTTAGAAAGAGTAATAACATGCTCTTTGTATTTTTATTTATTTTGTCACAATATTTTTTCTCTCTCTTGAAGAGGTAAACCTCTCCGCTCTTCTTACTTTTGTATTGACGAAAAGTAAGCAAAAACAACTACAGCTGCGAAGCCAAAGGTTCCCTCACTTATTATTTTTAATTTCTAGCTTGCGGAACTCCTAAAAAAGAGTGAGTTTATCACTCTTTTTTACTCAAACAAGTCCTCAGCTTTTTCCGAAATAAAAAATAAACGCTCGGCTTCTGTAGATGTAGTAATATCTTTTGGTGTCTTTTTAATAATAATTTGAACAATCTTTTAGTAATTGAGAATATAAGAAGTTAAGAATAGCTTTTAATCAAAAATGCAAATGTCATTATCCCACCTTTGATTCCAACATTTGCAAAAGCCGAATGTTTATTTCTCTTTTTGGAAAAGACTTGTAACTGTTTGAATATAACAAATATCCTAATAGCATATTTTTATATGAGTTTTACAAGTCAGAAAAGAGAAATAATAAATGAGGGAACCCAAAGGGCTTTGAAACTCTGTTGGTGGTTTTGCTTACTTTGTCCACACAAAGTAAGAGATGCGAAGACCGTTAGGTGTTTATGAGAATCTTTGACATCTATTATTAATTAAATATCCTGTCACCACTTATTTAGATTTTAAATTATCGTTATCACCTGACCCCCAATGCCGTTAAGTTAAGAAAAAACACCCTTAGAACCTCTAATAATTTTTATCTAAAATATCACTAAATAAACACCTACTAAATTACAAAAATAACTCCATACAACCCCTTTATAAAGGGGTT includes:
- a CDS encoding type II toxin-antitoxin system RelE/ParE family toxin, producing the protein MTYSFHPDAELEFNISIDYYEECKRNLGLEFANEVYKTIQRILKYPKAWQILDNDIRRCLMNRFPFGVIYYQRNEEIIILAVMQLNREPNYWKERD
- a CDS encoding addiction module protein; this encodes MTALKQQQLFDEIDILPIDIKTKIVDKILNSISPANKTIDDLWIKEVNKRKNDIEADNISLVDGDEVFKKISQRLK